A genomic region of Oncorhynchus mykiss isolate Arlee chromosome 2, USDA_OmykA_1.1, whole genome shotgun sequence contains the following coding sequences:
- the LOC110538544 gene encoding B-cell receptor CD22 produces the protein MWLFETTSVIMMITLTSPGDCERDWMVTFNDTDPCALKGSSVVFGCSYDYPSGQTVTNTFWKFKTQKEDTNFFEAQQYRERVEYLGNEKHNCTLRMNNLISSDANSYLFRFKTVNNAWSSKTSVSLTLTGLTAEVNPATVREGEKVTLKCSTTCTLSDRPTIVWFRDGQAVSKTEFQANSEDSGIYRCAVQGQYNLSSAPVSLDVQYAPKNVTLSVRPSGDVTKGDSVTLNCSCSANPPMLNYILYKESGQGSTTVARWQTHTFSDIQPGDSGWYYCNASNSINTVRSNLTNLNVQYPPEDTSVSVSPSGPVVEGSFVNLTCSSHANPAVSYTWYRVNGKSPIQSGTQLILEKVSPANSGRYYCKAQNKHGALNSSLLFLDVLYPPRNTLVSISLSVPLLEGSSVNLTCSSQANPAVENYTWFKEDGTDTSQTGSGDVLALTSLTSSDSGQYFCEARNREGAHKSNEVSLIIQGANHATNTFQITVYIGSAATVFTVIVLLVFLWMWKIPCKLWQRTAVDIEDDQNSVLSRKRTSNDPATQETRTEEQENALYANVQLPPSHTHHQDSSLYSVVEPPALQNPPEPHYATFDFQQFRSSIDGAQFSRCHKEDDVIYSTVKAIKANVTDNLQYASIHFPLPSPTTRLEESLEVDHSVIYSTVAKPEA, from the exons ATGTGGCTCTTTGAAACAACCAGTGTGATAATGATGATTACTCTCACGTCGCCAG gtGATTGTGAGAGAGATTGGATGGTGACTTTCAACGACACAGATCCATGTGCCTTAAAAGGGTCATCAGTGGTGTTTGGATGCAGTTATGACTACCCCTCAGGCCAGACTGTAACAAATACCTTCTGGAAGTTCAAGACTCAAAAGGAAGACACAAATTTCTTTGAGGCCCAGCAATACAGAGAACGTGTTGAATACCTTGGAAATGAAAAACACAACTGCACCTTGAGAATGAATAACCTAATTAGTAGTGATGCAAATTCCTATCTCTTCAGATTTAAGACAGTTAATAATGCATGGAGCAGTAAAACATCAGTTTCACTAACTCTGACAG GGCTGACAGCTGAAGTAAACCCTGCcactgtgagagagggagagaaggtgacACTAAAATGTAGCACAACCTGTACACTGAGTGACCGTCCCACTATTGTCTGGTTCAGGGATGGACAAGCAGTATCAAAAACAGAGTTTCAGGCAAATAGTGAGGATTCTGGTATATACCGATGTGCTGTTCAAGGTCAATATAATCTCTCCTCTGCTCCAGTGTCTCTTGATGTCCAAT ATGCTCCAAAGAATGTCACATTGTCGGTCCGTCCATCTGGAGATGTTACTAAGGGTGACTCAGTCACTCTCAACTGCAGCTGCAGTGCAAACCCCCCCATGTTGAACTACATCCTGTATAAGGAGAGTGGACAGGGCTCCACCACTGTGGCCAGGTGGCAGACTCACACCTTTTCTGACATCCAGCCAGGGGACAGTGGATGGTACTACTGTAATGCCAGCAACAGTATCAACACAGTCAGATCTAATCTAACTAACCTCAATGTTCAAT ACCCTCCTGAGGACACCTctgtgtcagtcagtccctctggtcCAGTGGTAGAGGGAAGCTTTGTGAATCTGACCTGTAGCAGCCATGCTAACCCAGCAGTGAGCTAcacctggtacagagtcaatgggaaAAGCCCTATCCAGTCAGGGACTCAGTTGATACTTGAGAAGGTCTCTCCTGCTAACTCAGGGAGGTATTACTGTAAGGCACAGAACAAACATGGAGCCCTCAACTCATCACTCCTGTTTCTTGATGTTCTGT ATCCCCCAAGGAACACCTTGGTATcaatcagtctctctgtcccactgtTAGAGGGAAGTTCTGTGAACCTGACCTGCAGCAGCCAAGCCAACCCAGCAGTGGAGAACTACACCTGGTTTAAGGAGGATGGAACAGACACCTCACAGACAGGGTCAGGAGATGTGTTGGCATTGACCTCTCTAACCTCCTCTGACAGTGGACAGTACTTCTGTGAGGCCAGGAACAGAGAAGGGGCTCACAAGTCTAACGAGGTGTCTCTGATCATACAGGGTGCCAATCATG CTACAAATACTTTCCAAATAACAGTTTACATTGGTTCCGCGGCCACAGTTTTCACGGTGATCGTACTTCTTGTGTTCTTATGGATGTG GAAGATCCCGTGCAAATTATGGCAAAGGACTGCTGTGGACATAGAG GACGATCAAAACTCAGTCTTATCCAGAAAAAGGACCAGTAATGACCCAGCCACACAGGAAACTAGAACAGAGGAACAGGAAAATGCCCTCTATGCCAACGTTCAACTGCCTCCCTCTCACACCCACCACCAAGACAGTTCTCTGTACTCTGTGGTCGAGCCACCAGCTCTGCAGAACCCTCCTGAACCTCATTACGCTACCTTTGACTTCCAGCAGTTCCGCAGCTCCATCGACGGGGCCCAATTCTCCAGATGCCATAAAGAGGATGATGTTATATACTCCACAGTGAAAGCCATAAAGGCCAACGTGACAGACAACCTCCAGTACGCCAGCATCCATTTCCCCCTCCCCAGTCCTACTACCAG GCTGGAAGAAAGTTTAGAGGTGGACCATTCTGTTATCTACTCCACTGTTGCCAAACCAGAAGCCTGA